One Salarias fasciatus chromosome 9, fSalaFa1.1, whole genome shotgun sequence DNA segment encodes these proteins:
- the LOC115394314 gene encoding thymidylate synthase-like: MGFCEEPKQRETGTEKSPAVEETKKFGLFCDERGYLILVEYILQHGSRKGDRTGTGVISVFGAQARYSLRDQFPLLTTKKVFWRGILEELLWFIKGSTNAKDLSEKGVKIWEANGSRAFLDKQGFTDREEGDLGPVYGFQWRHFGAEYTNMHADYSGQGVDQLQNIIETIKKNPEDRRIIMCAWNPKDLPHMALPPCHALCQFYVCDGELSCQLYQRSGDMGLGVPFNIASYALLTYMIAHVTGLKPGDFVHTLGDAHIYINHIEPLKEQLKREVRPFPKLKILRQVESIDDFRVEDFEICDYNPHPTIKMQMAV; encoded by the exons ATGGGATTCTGCGAAGAGCCGAAGCAGAGGGAAACGGGGACGGAGAAGAGTCCTGCGGTGGAAGAAACTAAGAAGTTCGGTCTGTTCTGTGATGAGCGCGGATATCTGATCCTGGTGGAGTACATCCTGCAGCACGGCAGCAGGAAAGGAGACCGAACCGGGACCGGGGTCATCTCTGTGTTCGGAGCTCAGGCCAGATACAGCCTCCGAG atcAGTTTCCTTTGCTCACGACCAAGAAAGTGTTCTGGAGAGGGATCCTGGAGGAACTGTTGTGGTTCATCAAG GGATCTACCAACGCCAAGGACCTGTCAGAGAAAGGCGTGAAGATATGGGAGGCAAACGGATCCCGCGCCTTCCTGGACAAGCAGGGTTTCACGGACAGAGAGGAGGGCGACCTGGGGCCGGTGTACGGCTTCCAGTGGAGGCACTTCGGTGCAGAGTACACCAACATGCACGCAG ATTACTCAGGCCAAGGTGTTGACCAGCTGCAGAACATCATCGAAACCATCAAGAAAAACCCGGAGGACCGGCGGATCATCATGTGTGCCTGGAACCCAAAAG ACCTGCCCCACATGGCTCTGCCCCCCTGCCACGCCCTCTGCCAGTTCTACGTGTGTGATGGCGAGCTGTCCTGCCAGCTGTACCAGCGCTCCGGAGACATGGGCCTGGGTGTGCCCTTCAACATCGCCAGCTACGCTCTCCTCACCTACATGATCGCGCACGTCACGGGCCTCAAG CCGGGAGACTTTGTTCACACCCTGGGAGACGCTCACATCTACATCAACCACATTGAACCTCTGAAAGAGCAG CTTAAGAGAGAAGTTCGGCCGTTCCCCAAACTGAAGATCCTGAGACAAGTTGAGAGCATCGACGACTTTCGAGTGGAGGACTTTGAGATCTGCGACTACAACCCACATCCCACTATTAAGATGCAGATGGCTGTCTGA